The DNA sequence TGCCGATCGCCCGGTCGGAGCTCGAGGCGCTGAAGTCGTCATAGCGGACCCGGTCGTCGCCGCCGTCGAAGGCGTCGGTGACCAGCTGCGCGATGAGCGAGGTGAGGTAGTTGAGCGGCTTGCGGATGATCCGCACCTTCTTCTCGGCCGCCCGGGCGCCGCTCCCTGCGGCGGGTGCGAGCAGATCGCCGAGGTCGAGGCGCTCCAGGCCGCGCGCCTGCACCAGCAGGTCGGCGCGGCCGACCAGATCCTGGGCGCGCCGGACGCCGAGCCGGGCGGTCAGGGCGCGGATTTCCTGGCCCAGGGCGCGGAAGAAGGTCGTCTCGTAGATGATGCCGTTCTCCAGCACGCGCGGCACGAAACGCTTCAGGCCGCGTCGCTGCGCCTCCTCGATGGTTTCGATCTGGGTGGCGATGCCGACGTGGCAGGTGTCGAGGTGGCAGCCGCGGCAGGCGGTGCAGCCGACCACCACCATCGCCATGGTGCCGAAGCCGACCCGGTTGGCCCCGAGCAGCATCAGCTTGACCACGTCCCGCCCGGTGCGGGCGCCGCCGTCGGCCCAGATCTCCACCCGATGCCGCAGGCCGGCGGCGGCGAGGGCCCGGTGCGCCTCGCGCACGCCGATCTCGGCCGGCAGGCCGACGAACTTGATGGCGTGCTTGCGGGCGGCGCCGGTGCCGCCGTCGTAGCCGCTGATGGTGATGATGTCGGCGCCGGCCTTGGTGATCCCCAGGGCGATGGTGCCGATGCCGGCCACCGCCGGCACCTTGACCGAGATGCGGGCGCGGGGGTTGGCGGTGCGCAGTTCCTCGATGATCTGTGCCAGGTCCTCGATGGAGTAGAGGTCGTGGTTGTTGGAGGGGGAGATGAGAGGGACCCCCGGTGCGGCGCTGCGCGCCGCGGCGATCTTGGCCGTCACCTTGAAACCCGGCAGGTGCCCCCCCTCGCCCGGCTTGGCCCCCTGGCCGATCTTGATCTCGAGGAAGTCGGCCGAGTTGAGCAGCTGCATGTGGACGCCGAAGCGCCCCGAAGCGACCTGCTGGCCGCGATTCGCCCGATATTTGCCGAGCATGTCGGCAATTTCCCCCCCCTCGCCGTTCATGCAGATGATGTTGAGCCTTTTGGCCGCTTCGGCGTAGATGCGGAAGGGGGTCTCCCCCTGCGAGCCGAAGCTCATGGCGGAGAAGAGGATCGGCAGGCTGTGGCCGCCGACCGAGGCGTCGACCTCCTCGGGGTCGACGGCGAGCTCCTCGGGGAAACGGAAGTCGAGCAGATGGCGGAGGGCCAGGGGGTGCTCGACTTCGAGCTGGCGGATCAGGCGGGAGAGGTCGGCGTAGCTCTCCTCCATCTTGGCCACCGCCCCGACCATCTTCCAGATGCGCGGGTAGAGGCGGAAGGGGACCGGAACCGGCTGCCGCTCCTTGCGGCGGGCGTCGGCGCGCCGCTCGCGGTGGTCGGCTTCGAGGCGGGCGAAGGTCAGACCCCCGGCGGCGCTGCCGCAGAAGTTCGGGGTCTCGAAGAACTGCGCCAGCTCCGGGGCCAGGCCGATGGCGGCGAAATACTTGCCGTAGCCGCCGATCTCGTGGGTCCCCATGGTGGAGATGACCTTCTCCAGCCCCCTGGCGAGGACCGGCAGGAGGTTCCGCAGCCCGTTCTCCTCCTCGGCGGCCTGCTCCCACATGAGGTAGGGGCAGAGGGCGTCGGCCCCCATGCCGAGGGCAAAGATCAGGTCGTGCAGGTTGCGCAGCGCGCCGGAACGGACCACGAGCGATACCCGCCGGCGCCGGCTTTCGCCCCGGCCGTCCGCTTCGGTCTTGAGCGCCCGGTGCAGGGCCGCCACCGCCAGGAATGGGTCGAGAAAGTCCTGCCCCGGGCCGAAGGCGCGGCTGTCGTCGAGCAGCAGCAGGGCCGCGCCGCGGCCGGCGGCTGTGCGCGCCTCGCGGGCGAGTCTCTCCAGTGCGGCGGGGATAGTCTCGCCGCGCCGCAGGGTGCAGGAGAGGGTGCGCACCCCCTTTTGCCCGGCAGGGCCGAAGGCGTCCAGCAGCGCCTCCAGGGTGCAGCTGCCGAGGCCTGCCGCGACCGGCGCATCGGCCGCGTTTTCGCCGAGGCGCCGGCCGCCGGTCAGCAGCGGCACCTCCAGGCGAACGGCGCGCCGTGCCGGGCCGCGCAGGTTCGGGCGGGCGCCGAGGGTGACGCGGGTGGAGAAGTGCTCGGTCTCCCGCTCCCGGTCGATGGCCGGGTTGGTCACCACCGCCACCTGCTCCTTGAAATAGTCGGAAAGGTTCTGCCGGCCGAGGGCGAGGGCCGCCAGCGGGCCGTCATAGCCGAGGGAGGCGATCGGGTCGGCGCCGGAGCGGGCGGCCTCCTTCAGGTTGCGCACATCACTCCCCTGCCAACCGAAGGCGGCAAGCAGGTTGTCGGTCAGCAGGGCGGCGCTGCGGCCAAAGTCAGCGGCCTCGCGGGGCGGGGCGGCAGGGCCCGGCGGGGCTTTGATCAGCGACTGGCTGTGCGCCGCCAAGGAAGTGCGGCGGCGAAAGCGGGCGAGGTTCTCCCGCTGCAGCGCCGGGTGCTCGAGGAGCTGGGCCTTGCGGCCGGGGAGCAGACGCAGGCCGAGCTTCTCGCCCGGGGCGAGCGGCTTGGGGTCGGCGAGAATCTCTTCCTGGGGGACGACCCCGACCTCGGAGGAGGCGAAGTACTCCTTGTCGGTTTCCCCGAACCACAGGGGGCGCAGGCCCATGGCATCGACGGAGAAGATGCAGGCGTCGCGGTGCCGGGCGATGATGGCCGCCGGCCCCTGGGCGCTGGCGGTGAGGAAGCGGCGGAAGAAGTCGTACATCGAGGCCGGCTCCGGCGCCATCTTCTCCGTCTCGCTGACGATGG is a window from the Desulfuromonadales bacterium genome containing:
- a CDS encoding glutamate synthase-related protein; amino-acid sequence: MTNPFLKPLRDDPSGLMPAERDACAIIGYFNKAGRPTHGNVQRTIEALVKMGHRAGEIGGEGDGCGVLTDIPRLLWREVLAGAGRPPETAESAGFALGHLLVPQEALAADPALPERILERFRAAGAEILIERPGPVRSEVLSSMARSAEPLFWQIALHFSQPAKIEERLYDLQLAIELDFPPVHVASLSAHVAAYKVHGAPEILNRYYPELKRRDFLSAATIGHSRFSTNTLPTVLRAQPFSLLGHNGEINTIARLREEALMLGIPLPPGGSDSQDLNRTLEGLIRRFGLTLFEAMEMVFPPIVSETEKMAPEPASMYDFFRRFLTASAQGPAAIIARHRDACIFSVDAMGLRPLWFGETDKEYFASSEVGVVPQEEILADPKPLAPGEKLGLRLLPGRKAQLLEHPALQRENLARFRRRTSLAAHSQSLIKAPPGPAAPPREAADFGRSAALLTDNLLAAFGWQGSDVRNLKEAARSGADPIASLGYDGPLAALALGRQNLSDYFKEQVAVVTNPAIDRERETEHFSTRVTLGARPNLRGPARRAVRLEVPLLTGGRRLGENAADAPVAAGLGSCTLEALLDAFGPAGQKGVRTLSCTLRRGETIPAALERLAREARTAAGRGAALLLLDDSRAFGPGQDFLDPFLAVAALHRALKTEADGRGESRRRRVSLVVRSGALRNLHDLIFALGMGADALCPYLMWEQAAEEENGLRNLLPVLARGLEKVISTMGTHEIGGYGKYFAAIGLAPELAQFFETPNFCGSAAGGLTFARLEADHRERRADARRKERQPVPVPFRLYPRIWKMVGAVAKMEESYADLSRLIRQLEVEHPLALRHLLDFRFPEELAVDPEEVDASVGGHSLPILFSAMSFGSQGETPFRIYAEAAKRLNIICMNGEGGEIADMLGKYRANRGQQVASGRFGVHMQLLNSADFLEIKIGQGAKPGEGGHLPGFKVTAKIAAARSAAPGVPLISPSNNHDLYSIEDLAQIIEELRTANPRARISVKVPAVAGIGTIALGITKAGADIITISGYDGGTGAARKHAIKFVGLPAEIGVREAHRALAAAGLRHRVEIWADGGARTGRDVVKLMLLGANRVGFGTMAMVVVGCTACRGCHLDTCHVGIATQIETIEEAQRRGLKRFVPRVLENGIIYETTFFRALGQEIRALTARLGVRRAQDLVGRADLLVQARGLERLDLGDLLAPAAGSGARAAEKKVRIIRKPLNYLTSLIAQLVTDAFDGGDDRVRYDDFSASSSDRAIGTTLAGAMTRGLAEGRYGEEKRVLLHFKRDSIPGNGLGAFNIPPIHIRVEGGAQDGVGKGAGGGKIVVLKGENRNGLRVGGAVGKGLAYGAQGGTFLIQGDADSRACIRLSGADVVLGGRIRQPLAADQVHLAAGANLKGFAFEYMTAGRVVVLGDPGPWLCSGMTGGTVYCHLDTGMGLTREALRRRLARGAEVEIRDLEEEDVAAIGELLLQYHRELLHSHQTEEADWVEQVLAACRTRFVKIVPERTAVRPPVATE